The Rattus norvegicus strain BN/NHsdMcwi chromosome 2, GRCr8, whole genome shotgun sequence nucleotide sequence ggctacagGAAACTCAATCtcaaaaaaagagggagggaggttaGGTGACAAATAGaggcttggtggtggtggtggtggtggtggtgcagcaggtggttcatgcctttaatcccagcagtgtgtgtggggggggtgggggggaggcatGCTGGTCTctggaggctggcctggtctacagagcaagtttcaggacagccaggaccattTCACACATACCCATTAGCTTGTCCCATGCCCATGCACCCTCTGAGGATAGTGAGCCTTGTCTGTCCTGGCTTTGGGATGCTGCTCTTCACAAGCCCCCCCGCCTCTGCTCTCAAGACTAGTTCTCATGTATTATGCTTTCTTGGCACTGTGTGGCATGCCTTCTTGGTTGGCCATGGTAGTTAATtcactattttaaatattagcaCAATATTACATATGTATACTTTATACGATTTGAACTACAAGGCAAATGTTTCCTTGtgttttaaaagcttttaaaggtatatttttatgtgtgtgagtgttctgcCTACATAAATGTACGTGTATCACAAACCTTTGCCTGTGGAGGTAAAAGATGTCAGcttctctggaattggagttaacaGTTGTCAGCTAGCATGTGGTGTTGTAAACTGAACCCAAGACTTCTACAACAGAGTATCTGAGCTCTTTCTAGCCACTGTTtttgtttctaaaaataaataaagtttttgtTCTTAATATTATTTAGATTCATTTTAGAGTTAAGATCTTGTATGGCCCAGACTGGTCTCACTCCTGATCCACCTTAGCCTCTGCAGTGCTGACCCTGGAGGCGTGCAGCACCACTTGGCTCTGTTAAGTCTAATCAGCTCTTCCAAAGCCAAATGCTAGTGTTTGGTCTGAGGTATGAAGCTGAAGAATTTGCTGTATTTTTCCTACTGAAACTCATTAAAATCATGAAATATGGGTTAGGGATATAGGTCAGGGTGGAGGGTTTGCCTGGCATGTGCAAGGCATTGCgtcccatctttaaaaaaagaagtagacaAAAGATTGGCAAGCTCGTGTATCACATCATGAGATATGCATCAGTCTCCTGTGCTGAGAattgtcttcattttgttttacattcAGATTCTTCTGGAATAAGCAGAATTGCAGATGGAGTCAGTGGAATTTTTTCTGATCATTGTTACAGTGTTTGCTCTATGAGACAGCCAGACTTAAAATATTTTGACAACAAAGGTATGTCTCCTATTTCCCAGAATACTCTGTAACTTGCTTTTACAGGACCTAGGGATGCCTCTGTGTGGGTAAGTTTCTGCCTATCGTGCAAGACCTGACTCCTCTGTAGTactacagaaaaaataaaaaaagaaacagaaactgtctgtgtgtattttcccttgggaactatctgaaaaggTAGTTTGAATGTGAGTTTATGGTTTCAAGACAGGCAAACATTTTGTtataatgtaaaaaaattaagctttttaaaatcaaattagtAATTTCCCTTTTTAAGCAAACTCAAGTCCTTTTTAGTTGGCTAAGAGTTGATATAAACCCAAGTGATCTGGAGTTGGAGTATTGGTAGTCAAGTGTTAGGAAGTGCCTTGTCCACTTCTCTCAGCCTGGAATGCTGATGGAGGGGAAGGATGGAAAGCAGCTACTTGGTGTTTCTCAGTCTTGGCCTGCTCTTTTTTAAGAGCACTGGTAAGTGATAAGAAGGTGCTcccacgggctggagagatggctcagcggttaagagcacccgactgctcttccagaggtcatgagttcaattcccagcaaccacatggtggctcacaaccatctgtaaagagatccgatgccctcttctggtgtatctgaagacagctatggtgtacttatatataataaatgaataaatctttaaaaaaaaaaaaaaaaagaaggtgctCCCACTGTTACTCCCCATCTGTGACTCAGTCATAAGTGTGAGCCCATGTCTGGCACAGTACTaacttgcatgctcacacacagacatgctcaTACCCAGGCATGCTCACATATAGGCATGCTCACAGACCTACATCTTATACCTGTGAGAGTTCATAGAACTGGTTTGCTTTTTTAGTTGAGACCTAAAAGAAGTAACcatagtaggggttggggatttagcttagcggtagaatgcttgcctagcaagcacaagggcctgggttcggtccccagctccgaaaaaaaagaaaaaaaaaaaaaaagtaaccgtAGTAGTGAGCACATTTTATGTCCAGATCTTGGTTTATAATTCCAAGGAACTAAGGGTCCTATAGACATACATGGCTGGTTCTAGAGCTGGGGAGGAAATAGACAAGATGTGTTTGGAGTATCTTGTGGTGCTGGAAAATAGggaaatattgaaaagcaaaaatgACACACACAGTATGGATGAACTAAAGGAGCATAAGAGCCAACTGTAGGTGCTCTTGAGGGCCTCGGCGGAGTTCAGTTGACAGATTGCTTGTCTACCACACATGAGGCCTTGGCTCCCACCCCAGCACTGAAAACAAAGTGAAAGCTCCCAATAGCCAGAACTGAAGTAATTTGAGAAAACATGAATCTGAACTGCTATAAATGATTTTGTGAATAAATAGGGATAGAAGGGGAAAATTCAAAAGAATTCCCATTTATTTATATCAGTGTTCCTTCCTTAAGGAGATGGAACCCACGCTCCACTTCTTAGTGTGGGCTTCATAGTGCTTCCAGGGAGTAGGGTAGGAAAGGACAGTACAGAACCAAAATGTTACATTAGCCAGGTGAGTGGAGGGGAGCTCAATAGTGTGTACCCTAGGGTTTTGCCCTAGTACTGCCCATGGACTCATAATTACATGAGTAATCATGAAAAGAATGTCATTAATAGGGCATTACAAAATGTTTATAAAGTAGTCCTTAGAACAGTTAGCTTCCAGTTACCTAGAGAGACATGACTAAATGTAATGTGGGATCCAAAAAGTCACTGAGTAAAAACCAAGTACGTCTGGATGAAGTGTGGGCTTCCATTACTAAAATGTATCGGCACCAGTAGTCAGTTATTAATTGCAACAAGTgccttatatttatattatttcattAATAGCAGGGAAATGCTTGTGTTGTATTAGGAACACTTTATCCTATTTTCACAAATTTTTCCCCTAAAactgttcttttaaaaacaaagtctaTTAAAACACACATATTGCGGTCCAGTTTCTCTCTTGACCCTTATTTCAGTTTCTGTGCTAACTTGGAGAGAATGAGACTAATCTTactcaatatcttttttttttccccagagctgaggaccaaacccacgctaggcaagcgctctaccactgagctaaatccccaacccctcactcaATAGCTTACTCTTCCTTAGGACGTTCAGAGCGTGCTCCAGTGAAAGTAGCAGATCAACAAAGACAGTGGGTTGGCTATTCTGGCATATTCTCAGTATCTTTAGGGATCTATAATAAAAGTCCTACAAGGCTAAGTCTAAGTTgttagtttctattgctgttaaaATTAGTATTTTATGATGCTTAATGctttgatataaaatatttttccaaattcttCTTACAGATGATGATTCTGATCCTGAGACAGCAAATGACTTGCCCAAATTTACAGATGGAACCAAGGCCAGAAGCAGGAGTCAGAGCTGCCTGGTTCCCAGCCCTGTGCTTAGGATTCTAGAGCACACTGTCTTTTCCACAGGTTAGCGGAACTCTTTAAGAGCATTCTGCAGGGTGCCTCGTTAGCGCAGTAGGTAGTGCGTCAGTCTCATAAGAGCATTCTGCATGTTTTGTTCAGATCAGCTAAAAGCAGTACACTGTAACTTCCTTTCATAGGATTGTTTCTAATGAGACAGACTTAGTGCAGTGCTACAATAGTGAGAAGACTTTCTAATGGGGCTTTATTAGTACAGTGTGACAGCACTGGGACAACTGGCTCTGATGGAGTGGTTGTTTCTAATGGGGCTTATATAGGACAGTACTATAACTGTgggttttctgtgtttcagaaaaGCCTGCTGATGTTGAAATTTGTGATGAAGAGTGTGGCTCCCCTGAGTCAGGGCATCAGCATACCCACGAGGAGAGCCCTATAGAGGTTCACACCTCGGAAGATGTCCCGATTGCTGTGGAAGTTCATGCGATTTCTGAAGATTATGATATAGAGGCAGAGAACAATTCCTCTGAGAGCCTCCTGGACCAGACTGATGAAGAACCACCAGCTAAACTCTGTAAAATACTTGACAAGAGCCAAGCTTCAAATGTGACCGCCCAACAGAAGTGGCCATTACTGAGAGCCAACAGCAGTGGCCTCTACAAATgtgaactttgtgaattcaacaGTAAGTATTTTTCCGACCTAAAGCAGCATGTCATCCTGAAGCACAAGCGCACTGACTCGAATGTGTGTCGGGTGTGTAAGGAGAGCTTCTCTACCAATATGCTTCTTATTGAGCACGCCAAACTTCATGAAGAAGATCCCTACATCTGTAAGTACTGTGACTATAAGACAGTGATCTTTGAGAACCTCAGCCAGCACATTGCAGACACCCACTTCAGTGACCACCTCTACTGGTGTGAGCAGTGTGATGTGCAGTTCTCCTCAAGCAGTGAGCTCTACCTGCACTTCCAGGAGCACAGCCGCGATGAGCAATACCTGTGCCAGTTCTGTGAGCATGAGACAGGTGACCCTGAGGACTTGCACAGCCATGTCGTCAATGAGCACGCTCGCAGACTGATCGAGCTGAGTGACAAGTGCGGCAGTGGTGGCCATGGGCAGTGCAGCCTTTTAAGCAAGATCACCTTTGACAAATGCAAAAATTTCTTCGTGTGTCAAGTATGTGGCTTTCGGAGCAGACTTCACACAAATGTCAACAGACACGTGGCTATCGAGCATACTAAAATATTCCCTCATGTTTGTGATGACTGTGGGAAGGGCTTTTCCAGCATGTTGGAATATTGCAAGCATCTAAATTCACATCTGTCTGAAGGGATTTATTTATGCCAGTATTGTGAATATTCAACAGGACAAATTGAAGATCTTAAAATTCATCTAGATTTCAAGCATTCAGCTGACTTGCCTCATAAATGTAGTGACTGCTTGATGAGGTTTGGGAATGAGAGGGAATTAATCAGTCACCTTCCAGTCCACGAGACTACCTGACTGTTATCTTTACATAAtgtttatgtaaaataaattcttttttaatgttaaaaacgGCCGGGCTGAACTACTTTTGACAAGTTTTCTGGCGGCACTGCACTCACTTTCCAGTATGTAACACTTGGTGCTGGTGCTTTCAGTCGCATGCCAGCCACAGTTACCACTTCAGTGACTGCTACTCAGTTTCCTGCCTGTGCTCCAAGTTCATGACTGGAAGGAAACAAGGTACTGAAGAAACCCACTACAAGAGCTCACTGTCTTGCCTTCTTTAAACCCAAGACAACCTTGTATGAAGTAGGCTACAGGTATTGACTACAGAAGTAGGACACAGGGTATggatgtgtggtggtggaggtggaggtgttTTTCATAACTTATGTGGGTGTTTGCCTGTTTGTAAACACACCAGGTGTGTGAGTGCATGGAGGCCtgaggagagggcatcagatcccctgggactggagttactaACAGCTATAACTGCACTGAGACCTGCTTTCATCCTATAGCTCAAGCTGGTTTCAAACTGTCCTGCCTCAGCGCCTCAGCTGCAGGGATGGCAGGCACAAAACACCACATCcagtgaattcttttttaaagactctaTTTGAGTTGAAGGATGTGATGTAATGGGGGAGGCCAGGAAGGTGTGAGACAGTAAGATGCAGGCACCTCGTACTCTTTATATCCAGTTGGCGTTAAGTCTTCATCTATGCACCTGTTACCAGAGCCCTTGGTATTTCCTCCTCAGTTAGAGAACTACAAAGTCATGCTCCAACTTCTGACAACAGTCTACCTACGAACTGAGAACACTCAAGTATTACCATACAGTTGGGAATGGGCGTGAAGGCTTTGTGGTATGGTACTTTGTCTACATTTCAGTGGCTGCTGCGACAGCTACACAACAGGTCTCTTTTTAAAAACgtcatttctttgttttaatatttactattatctataagtacactgtagctgtcttcagacacaccagaagagggcatcagatctcattacagatggttgtgaaccatcatgtaattgctaggatttgaactcaggacctctgaaagaacagtcagtgctcttagccactgagcatctctccagcccccacaacaGGTCTCTTAAATAGTAGAAATTTAACCAACTCTCAGTTCTGAAACAACTAGCAGAGGTTGCTCCTTTTGAGGACCACTAGGGAAGGATCCAGCCCTAGTTTCTCAGTTTGACCTTGACTGTCTCTGTGCCACAGGAGTGTTCTCCTGATTTTATGATGTCCAAATCTCTGTGTCTTTATTCAATCACCAATCATAGTCGATCCTACCATGCTCATTTTAACTCACTGAAAACCTGGGACAAGAGGCGATGGCTCATACTTGAGTCTAAGCACTCAGGAGAGAGATCTGAAGAGCAGAAGCTCATTGTCTTCAGATACAGAAAGTTTGGGATTCTATCAcaaccaaaaaggaaaagaaaaaaaaaaaaaaagaatctttaggGCTGGAGgcatgactcagtggttaaga carries:
- the Zfp639 gene encoding zinc finger protein 639 isoform X2, translated to MRQPDLKYFDNKDDDSDPETANDLPKFTDGTKARSRSQSCLVPSPVLRILEHTVFSTEKPADVEICDEECGSPESGHQHTHEESPIEVHTSEDVPIAVEVHAISEDYDIEAENNSSESLLDQTDEEPPAKLCKILDKSQASNVTAQQKWPLLRANSSGLYKCELCEFNSKYFSDLKQHVILKHKRTDSNVCRVCKESFSTNMLLIEHAKLHEEDPYICKYCDYKTVIFENLSQHIADTHFSDHLYWCEQCDVQFSSSSELYLHFQEHSRDEQYLCQFCEHETGDPEDLHSHVVNEHARRLIELSDKCGSGGHGQCSLLSKITFDKCKNFFVCQVCGFRSRLHTNVNRHVAIEHTKIFPHVCDDCGKGFSSMLEYCKHLNSHLSEGIYLCQYCEYSTGQIEDLKIHLDFKHSADLPHKCSDCLMRFGNERELISHLPVHETT
- the Zfp639 gene encoding zinc finger protein 639 isoform X1, whose amino-acid sequence is MSEYPKKRKRKTLHPSRYSDSSGISRIADGVSGIFSDHCYSVCSMRQPDLKYFDNKDDDSDPETANDLPKFTDGTKARSRSQSCLVPSPVLRILEHTVFSTEKPADVEICDEECGSPESGHQHTHEESPIEVHTSEDVPIAVEVHAISEDYDIEAENNSSESLLDQTDEEPPAKLCKILDKSQASNVTAQQKWPLLRANSSGLYKCELCEFNSKYFSDLKQHVILKHKRTDSNVCRVCKESFSTNMLLIEHAKLHEEDPYICKYCDYKTVIFENLSQHIADTHFSDHLYWCEQCDVQFSSSSELYLHFQEHSRDEQYLCQFCEHETGDPEDLHSHVVNEHARRLIELSDKCGSGGHGQCSLLSKITFDKCKNFFVCQVCGFRSRLHTNVNRHVAIEHTKIFPHVCDDCGKGFSSMLEYCKHLNSHLSEGIYLCQYCEYSTGQIEDLKIHLDFKHSADLPHKCSDCLMRFGNERELISHLPVHETT